Part of the Paenibacillus aurantius genome, CTACATAATAGGTGTTTCCTGCTGCTTTGGCGACTGGAGCGGGGATCAGCCCCGCTGACATGACCAGCGCCGCCGACATCATCAGGCTGAAAACATTTCTTGCTTTCAAGCGCATCCACCTTTCCTCCCAGACTAGATTTTGAATACACCCCTACCTTACCAGCCATACAAACAAAAAAAAGTGCAAAATCTGCACTTTTCTCTTTTATGGAATTGTACTATTTGAATTTTTGTGGAATTTCCGTCCCTACATCAGCGATTTTTTGATTCGGTATTCTTTCGGAGTGGTGCCGAAGCGTTTTTTGAACATTTTGAAGAAGTAGCTCTGCGAGCTGAACCCGACTTTTTCGGAAATTTCATTGATCGGCAGATTGTTCGTTTCCAGCAGCATGACGGATTTAAGCAGCCGGATTTCATTGATATAGTCGGCAACGGAGATGGTTTCATGCTTTTTGAAAATTCGGCCTACATAGGCGGAAGACATTTTTAACATATCCGCGATATCCTGCAGGCTCAAGTTGGCATCGGCATAGTTTGCTTGGATGACATCTTTGATGGTATCCACGATAACATGATCTTTATTTTCGGCCACCTGCTTTTGATTAACGAAGATGGCGCTTAGAACCGCCGTGAACTCGGAGAAGATTTCATCCAGTGTTTCCTTCTCAAACACAAGTCTGTCGATGGAACGCAAATCCACCATTAGGGGTGACAATCGGTTGAGATTGATTTCGCGGATCGTTTGTTTGATGATGATTCCGAGACTAATGACGGATTGGATAACGGCATCCGAGCTCATTCCGGCGATTACCCCGCGGATATGGCCAAGCTCCTGGAACACCTTATCCTGACGGTTGGATTTGATCGCTTCCATCAGCTTTCTTTCCATTTCCAATGGAATTTGCGATTCTCCGTTCTCCAGATTGGGTTGCACCCTTTGCGGAGTAATCACCGTGTTTAAACCAAAATTCATTCGGTACATCAGGTAATCAAGTGCTTTCTCATAATAATAAGTGATCTGGTTATAGTGGGGCACGATCTCGCTGAGCGCGACGGTAAATGTGACATGGTAGTAATCATGAACGACCTGCTGGACTCTGTTGATTACCTCCGTTAGCTTGGAATGGATCTCATCATGAACCTCTTGGAGACCAATGATTAATACAAGATGCTCCCCCCGGATATCGACAACGTCGGCTGTCATCTCTTCCGAAGCGATTTCCATAAAAATATTGCAGATGGCAAAGAGGAGAAGCTTCAAATCGAAGCCGGTCGACGAATCGGTGATCTCTTCGCTAATTTTGTCATAATGGTCCATTTTGAGAACCCCGATCAGGAGCTCTTTGTGCAAATCCACTTTCAAGTACTTCTTGTCCATGCATTCCTGCAGTTCGCTGGCCGAAAATAGGGAGCTGTCGGTGACGAGTTTCCTTAAATAATAGGATCTTATGATGCTTTCATTGCCTTCCTTCTTGTTCTGCTCACTCATGAGTTTTTCGATCAAGTGGTTATAGCTGCTCGAAATCAAACTGATTTCATCCTTGTCTTTCAAGCTTTCCGGCTCATGTCCCGGCAGCCGCTTCGTCTGCTTCAGTAAACCATTGATCGGCGAGTACAGTTTAGTCGAAACAAAGAAGGAAGCGAACAGGGCCAGGATGAAACAAACCGCGGCAACGGTGATAAAGACGACTTTCAATTTGTTTACCGCAGCCAATACGGCGGTGTAGGGTTCGAAATTGACTATGACCCAATGGGTCGAGGCGTTCACCATGTAATTGACGATCTGTTTTTCATCATGATAGGAGTAAGTAAATTGAGAAACCTGGTTTGGCGAGGAAGCGATGTGGCGGTATACCTCGTTTTTCAAATGGGTCAGGTCCGGATCCGCTTGATCGGTCGGGCTGTAGATTTCTTTGTTCTGGTCGAGTATAAAAATACGATTGGCGCCGGTCGGGGAATGGAGATTCATCAGCTCCATCTTTTCAAACAGCCATTCGGGTTTAATGTTTATGATCAGGGCGCTTTCCGACTTTTTATACTCATCCAAGGAGTCATACATATAAAGCGAAAAGACTTCCTGGGTTCTTTCCGGATGCTTCGAATCCGGAATAAATTGAACCGGCATAAGCTGCATCTTATAGATCGGCTTGCTGCCGCTTAAATAACCGTCCACGATCTTCATTAAATTGCTGTTTTCGGACAGCAGCGTATCATCCCCGGAAGGAAAATAGGAGCCTCGCTTGCTGTTATAAATAATAATGGAATGAATATACGAGTTATAAGCGAGGGTTTTATTCAATTTGGTAATTCTCGTAATGTCATTGAACTTGTCTTGGTCGCTGCTGAACAGCAAATGGGCCATATCATTGTCGTAAAACAAAGAAATGGCAAAGTTCTTTACCGTTTCATTCATATAGGAAATATTATAATTGATCTGAGAGAGAACTTTTTCGTTCGCTTCGCCCTGAGCGTCGAGACTGATTTTTTGGGAATACCAATAGGCCGCCAGCAAAGAAACCAGCATGATCGAAACAATCAAAAGATTGATCGACAGAATAATGCGCATTAAGTATTTTCTTTCTCTGTATTTCCGCAGATAGTTAATCATAGGACCCTCTCATATACAGTGTAAGAAAAATCGGCAGGTTTGGCTTTACGGTCTGGTAGTTCGAGTGTTCTACGACTATTTTACCATGAAATGGATCTATTGGAGCCTTAGAAATAGGATTCGGCCGAATGGAGAAAAGGGACCGCTGCCCGTCAAGAACGGCTAGCGGTCTTTGGTTACAGGCTATCGTTTGAGGCCACGCGATCAGGTCCCCATTCCCGCCGTAGGCGATCCATCCA contains:
- a CDS encoding AraC family transcriptional regulator, giving the protein MINYLRKYRERKYLMRIILSINLLIVSIMLVSLLAAYWYSQKISLDAQGEANEKVLSQINYNISYMNETVKNFAISLFYDNDMAHLLFSSDQDKFNDITRITKLNKTLAYNSYIHSIIIYNSKRGSYFPSGDDTLLSENSNLMKIVDGYLSGSKPIYKMQLMPVQFIPDSKHPERTQEVFSLYMYDSLDEYKKSESALIINIKPEWLFEKMELMNLHSPTGANRIFILDQNKEIYSPTDQADPDLTHLKNEVYRHIASSPNQVSQFTYSYHDEKQIVNYMVNASTHWVIVNFEPYTAVLAAVNKLKVVFITVAAVCFILALFASFFVSTKLYSPINGLLKQTKRLPGHEPESLKDKDEISLISSSYNHLIEKLMSEQNKKEGNESIIRSYYLRKLVTDSSLFSASELQECMDKKYLKVDLHKELLIGVLKMDHYDKISEEITDSSTGFDLKLLLFAICNIFMEIASEEMTADVVDIRGEHLVLIIGLQEVHDEIHSKLTEVINRVQQVVHDYYHVTFTVALSEIVPHYNQITYYYEKALDYLMYRMNFGLNTVITPQRVQPNLENGESQIPLEMERKLMEAIKSNRQDKVFQELGHIRGVIAGMSSDAVIQSVISLGIIIKQTIREINLNRLSPLMVDLRSIDRLVFEKETLDEIFSEFTAVLSAIFVNQKQVAENKDHVIVDTIKDVIQANYADANLSLQDIADMLKMSSAYVGRIFKKHETISVADYINEIRLLKSVMLLETNNLPINEISEKVGFSSQSYFFKMFKKRFGTTPKEYRIKKSLM